In Haladaptatus cibarius D43, the sequence TGGCCGAGAAGAGTCCGAAGGCGCTCGAACTGGCGAAAAAGGCCGTCAAGGCCAGTAGTCGGATGGAGTTGGAGGCCGGAATCGAGTACGAGGCGGAACTGTTCGCGCTGCTGTTCGCCTCGGAGGACAAAAACGAGGGCATCGACGCCTTCCTCGAAGACCGCGACCCTGAGTGGGAAGACCGGTAAGTCACTTTCCGCCGACGAGAGTTGCGTCATCTCGGAACTGCTCGAACGTCTCCTGCCCCCATTCAATTGCGTTTCTTGTGTCGTTGGTGAGGAGTCCGCGAAGTTCACCTCGTTCGTTGTACACGACGACGCAGACGCCATCGTGTTCGTTGTTGGTGCCTTCCGCGACGATGAGGCCGAACGGGAGCGTCTTCTCCGTTTCCCAAACGGACAAGTTACCGATTTCCAACGCTTCACGGAGTTCGTCACTGTAGTCGGTAACGAGATACTCGACTACGGGTTGTTCGAGTACCAATTCCGCTCCCATCTCGTCAGAAACGGAGCGTTCGTAAAACAAATCTACGTACTGCGGGAGAGCAACGGGGGAGAGTCCCCACACACAGTCGGCGTCGGAAACCATCCGCTCGAAATACTGAATCGGATGATTCGGTGCGTGACGCTCTGGAAGGATGGTTTCTGCGTCTTCGATGAGAGCAGTTGGAATGGTGCAGTTCGCAGGGAGCGTCAAAAGCAAGTGCCGGGTACGACAGACATCCTCGGTACGCTGTCGGAACGTGTCGTACTCTGATTCGAGAATTCGACCGGCAAGCGTCAGTCCGAGGCCGTCATTCGTCCGCTCGACGAGGTCGTACTCTTTCAGTTCTCGAACTGCTTTGTACACTGTTGAACGGGAGACGCCCAGTTCGTCCCGGAGCGCACGCTTTTCCATCGCCCCGGACGAGAGCACCGCGAGAAACGATGCCCGCTTCGTCACCGTCGCTATCAGTTCGTCCGGGGTTGCTCCCTCCTTGCTCATGCAGTACCCAGTCGTTGTGTTGGACTCGGTATAAACATATTTTAAACAATAGTAACATTTATCAATGCTGTCCGAACTATCGAGATTGATTTTCGGATAGAAACTCAGTTTCCAACCCGAAACCGCGTTTGACGAAGTAAAGTAATGAGGGCCGCTCCGAATACATAGAATGCCCGAGTTCACGGTTCGAACTCGGTTCCCGCGACGCCATTGGCCTACGCTTCACAAGGCGGGTCAATCAGAGGTACGATTTACATGAACGACAACAGATTCGTGCTATCGGACACGGACGGCGCGCTGTCATCCACTCCTTCCGCCGTGTTCGAAGCCCTCCACCATCCCCTCCGTAGAGAAGTCGTCCGCTATCTCACAGAACACGAGTGCCCCATCTCGCTCACCGAACTAGTTGAGTCGATGTTTGTCAGCGAAATGGCATCGGGCGACGACAGACGACGAACCGGTATCGACCTCCATCACAACCACCTCCCGAAGCTGATGGATTACGGATTTATCGTCTACGACACGGAGACGAACATCATCGAACGAACGTGCGACATCTCCGCGCTCGAACAATCGCTTTCTCTCGCCAGTCGCCACTCGTAGGAACGTTTGACTTTCGAAGAAGCGTTCGAATGTGGGTGCGATCGGTACCGACCGCACCTGTCAGAGACACATTGCAGTACCGACTGCCTGCGACAGTAAAACAACTATCGTCAGGCGTTTTTCGAATGTGACTGACGTAATATATGTCTTTGGTTAATAATTGAGAAAGGTCGATTCATCGGCTGCCAGAAAGCATATTACGGTTCAGTTTCGGGGAGTGAACGCAACCTTTAGGCACGCTTGCCCGGCAGTAGTTCGTATGGCAATTCACAGCGACTGGGGAGACTGGCTTCCGCGCGCGGTCGAAGACGCGACACCCGAGGGCGTTGCCGTCTGGTATCTCGGCTGTAACGGCTTCATCTGCAAAGGAAACAGCGGAACGACGGTGTTCGTAGACCCGTACCTCGGAACTGGCGACCCGCCGCGAACCGTCCGAATGGTTCCGATTCCGTTCGACCCGGAAGACGTGACCGAGGCCGACGCAGTTCTTGCGACGCACGAACACACCGACCACGTCCACGGGCCAAGTCAAGCCCCGATTCTCGAATCGACCGGTGCGACGTTCTACGCGCCGGACGACAGCCTCGCCGTCGCGCGCGATGACGAAAACTGGGCAGACAACTGGGACGTTTCGTCCGACCAGTTCGCGGAAGTCGAAGAGGGCGACAGTTTCGACATCGGCGAGTTTACGGTTCACGTCGAACCAGCGAACGACCCGGATGCGACCCATCCCGTTTCCTACGTCATCGAGCACGAGGCAGGAACGTTCTTCCACGGTGGGGACACGAAACCGGGCGACGAACTCGAACCAATCGGCGAGAACTACGACATCGACCTCGGTGTCCTCGCCTTCGGTTCCGTCGGCCAAATTTCGGACAAACAGACCCGCGACCCCAAACGGACGAAATGGTACAGCGACGAGAACCAGACCGTCGAGGCCGCGAACGCCCTCCAACTCGACACCCTGCTTCCAAGTCACTGGGACATGTGGAAGGGACTGACCGCAGACCCGACCGCACTGTACGAACACGGGCGGAGTTACGACTATCCAAAGTCGCTAGAGATCGTCGAAATCGGTGACAGAATCGACCTGTAGCGGGCGTTAGAATCTAACGTTCCGCTACTATCTGCTCGATTGGGGGGAGCGATAGACAGTATTGTGCCAGTTGTAAAATCATTTGTGGTAGAAAGCATTAATAGTTGATTCGATTTATGTACCGATGTATGAATCTCCCGACATGGCTTCGTCCGGTTGTTTATGTAGTTAGTATCGGACTGTTCCTCGCCGGAATTGTGATTACCGGTTCTGCTGCATACGGAGAAATGGAATCCTCCCCGTATATGGTTCAGATTGACCACGATGGGTCGTCCACAGACGTATCCGCGGTTGCGTATTCCAGCCTTACAGCATCAGAAAAGGCTGTATTCGACCGATTGAAGACCGGTCAAGCAGCACCAGTCGAAGATACCGAGCTGACGACGTTTGCCAACAACGCCGTTCGGTACGACGGTGAAATTTACACGTTCGAGATGACGTACGACCCCGCTTCGCCATCACTGCTCGCGTTCGGCTTCGGCGTTCTGCTTTCCGTGGCTGGTGGTGCAGCGTTCTTCTTGACACGGTTCGTTATCGGGCGCGAACGGATAACGCCAAACACTTCGGTCTGAGCGCACAAACTGCTGCTCTCCATTTCCTACTGGTGTTTTCTAATTCAGCATTGATTAGCTATGAAACAAAATACGTTCCTCGCTTAGTCGTCCGCGGGGACAGCGTGCCCGCCGGACGTTTCCTCGAACGTCGGCGTCGGTTCGTACATCCACGACCGTCTCCACGTCTGGTCAACGTCGCCCATGTAGAGGGCGCAGTCGAACGTCAGGTCGAGGTCGAACGACGTTTCGAGGTAGTCGATGAGCGAGGAATCGAGCGAGAAATCGTGACAGAACGACACGTCCCAGTCGGGGTAGTCGATGTCTTGGAACGAAAGTTTCCCCTTCGCAAAGTTGTACCCGCAACTGCCGTCCAGTTCGAGAACGAAGTCCGTCGCTTCCGTCACGTCGTCGAACGCCGTGGTTTCGGGCGGTTCGTCGCTGATGGAGTCCATCGACGCAGTGAGTTCGCCGTTACAGAGCGAATCGTCCGCGCGGCACCGGAGCGCGTACGTGTCGCCGTCGTCCACTCTGTCGAACGAGGACGTTGCTTTCCGGAAATGCGAGAAAAACCCACCACACAGACCCAAAAAGCGCGACGAGGTGTCGGAACGAAGTGTGTAGTACGCACGGCGCTGTGTCCCGTTTTTCGGCACCGACACGCTGATTCGACAGAGCATCTCGTTCGTGTGAACCCGCGGCATTGGAACAGGGCCGAGTTTCGTCACCGAGAAATCGCACGCACACATGCTTAGCATCCCGGTTCCCGTATCACGAATCTCTTCGACGGTGACACAGTCCGGAACGAGTTGTTCGAGTTGTTCCAGCGGTACTCGATAGTTCACCGTTATCCGCTTGTTCGTCCACGATTCGACGTCGATAGGCTGGTGATAGACCCGACCGAGACGTTCCTGAAGGGAACGGGAACGTTGTAATTTCTGTTCCATAGTTGATAATTCATATCGATCTAAATATACTTTGAGACCGACGTGTAGACGAGTACCTACATCTGCCGAGAATATTTCTAAAGTTTGGATGGCGAGTAAAAGTTGGCGGGAAAGCTACCGTTTAGTGCGAGTGGCCGGTGGCCTGCTCGAAGGTGATGCCGAGTCGCTCTTCGAACAGTTCTCGCGCTCGTTCTTCGATGGCGACGACTTCCTCGTCCGGTTCGCCCTGCGTATGGTGAACCGCGGCGTGGGCCTGCTGGACGAAGGATACGAGTGCCATGTCGCCGACGACCGTTTCGCGCGCCTCGTCTTCCTCGCGGAGCAGGTCGATGAGTCCCGGCGGCAGTTCGAGTTCGTCGCTGTCGCCGTCAGGGCCTTCGATACTGTACGTTGCCGTCTCGACTTCGTCTGCGTCAACCATAGCCCTCATTTCGTCGTCAAGCGTTAAGGGTCTGTGGTTAGCGACTGCATCGGCGGGTTCCGCGAAGTTCGCGGAACCCGCCGCAAAAACGATGTGCTCAAAATCGGCGGGATGAAGAACTGAACTCCGACTGACTGATTCAGTCGTCGGACGCCGCCGCACCTTCCTGCGCGGCGGTCGCCTCCCCGAGGTCTGCGGTTTCGAGGTAGTCGTCTGCGTCGAGTGCGGCCTTACAGCCCATTCCCGCGGCAGTTACGGCCTGCTGGTAGTGGAAGTCCACCACGTCGCCAGCGCCGAAGATGCCGGACACGTCCGTTTTCGTCTGGCCGCCACCTTTGCCGCCGAGGGTTCGGATGTAGCCCTCTTCGTCCAGTTCGACGCCCGTACCTTCGAGGTAGCCCGTGTTCGGCGTGTGGCCGATTGCGAGGAACACGGCACCAGTGTCGAACTCGAACTCCTCGGTTTCGGGGTCGTCGAGTTTCTGGGACGGTTTCCCTTCGGGGTTCGTAACCATCGTCACGTAGTCCACGCCCTCCTCAACCGAGCCGTGAATCTCGGTCACCTCGGTGTTTTTCATAATCTCGATTTCGCCCGCATCGACCTTCTCCTGCACGCGGTCTTGCCAATATTTCTCTGCGCGGAACTCCTCGCGTCGGTGGACGAGGTAAACCTTCGACGCGAACTTCGTGAGGAAGGAGGCTTCCTCGAACGCGGCGTCACCGCCGCCGATGACGACCATCTCCTCGTCGCGGAAGAACGCGCCGTCGCAGGTCGCACAGGTCGAGACGCCGTAGCCCATCAGGTCGTCCTCGCCCGGAATCGAGAGGGTTCGGGCGCTCGCCCCGCTGGCCGCGATGAGCGCGTCCGTCGTATACACCTCACCATTCGTGAGTTCGACGCGGAACGGACGGGACGTGTCGTCAACGTCCTCGATGATGCCGGTTTTCACCTCGGCCCCGAATCGCTCGGCCTGTTCTTGCATGTTGTTGATGAGTTCCGGGCCGCTGATGCCGTCCGGGAATCCGGGGTAGTTCTCCACGTCCGTGGTGAGCGTCAACTGGCCGCCCGGTTCGTCGCCCTGCAGGATGAGGGGGTCGTTGTTCCCGCGTGCTGCGTAGATTGCCGCAGTCAGGCCCGCAATTCCGCTTCCGGAGACGATAAGCGTGCGGTGTTCCGGAGTGGCGGAATCGTCGCCAGCGTCCGCGGATTCGATGCCGAGTTTGTCGTCAAGTTCGCCCGTCTCTTCCAGTGCGCTCGTCTCGTCCCACCCACCGATGAGTTCGTCGTCGATGAACACCTCGGGCGCTGTTTTGCGCCCGTCGGCGCGTTCGACCATCTCGGAGAAGAGGTCGTCATCGCCAGTCACGTTGTACGTTTCGTACTCGATTCCTTTCTCGTCGAAGAGGTCTTTTGCCTTTTCACAATAGGGGCAGTTCTCCTTCGTGTAAATCTCGACGTGGGGATGTTCGCTCATGGTGCAATATCACAGTTCG encodes:
- a CDS encoding DUF7545 family protein — protein: MVDADEVETATYSIEGPDGDSDELELPPGLIDLLREEDEARETVVGDMALVSFVQQAHAAVHHTQGEPDEEVVAIEERARELFEERLGITFEQATGHSH
- a CDS encoding MBL fold metallo-hydrolase, with protein sequence MAIHSDWGDWLPRAVEDATPEGVAVWYLGCNGFICKGNSGTTVFVDPYLGTGDPPRTVRMVPIPFDPEDVTEADAVLATHEHTDHVHGPSQAPILESTGATFYAPDDSLAVARDDENWADNWDVSSDQFAEVEEGDSFDIGEFTVHVEPANDPDATHPVSYVIEHEAGTFFHGGDTKPGDELEPIGENYDIDLGVLAFGSVGQISDKQTRDPKRTKWYSDENQTVEAANALQLDTLLPSHWDMWKGLTADPTALYEHGRSYDYPKSLEIVEIGDRIDL
- a CDS encoding DUF7344 domain-containing protein; its protein translation is MNDNRFVLSDTDGALSSTPSAVFEALHHPLRREVVRYLTEHECPISLTELVESMFVSEMASGDDRRRTGIDLHHNHLPKLMDYGFIVYDTETNIIERTCDISALEQSLSLASRHS
- a CDS encoding DUF2071 domain-containing protein, with protein sequence MEQKLQRSRSLQERLGRVYHQPIDVESWTNKRITVNYRVPLEQLEQLVPDCVTVEEIRDTGTGMLSMCACDFSVTKLGPVPMPRVHTNEMLCRISVSVPKNGTQRRAYYTLRSDTSSRFLGLCGGFFSHFRKATSSFDRVDDGDTYALRCRADDSLCNGELTASMDSISDEPPETTAFDDVTEATDFVLELDGSCGYNFAKGKLSFQDIDYPDWDVSFCHDFSLDSSLIDYLETSFDLDLTFDCALYMGDVDQTWRRSWMYEPTPTFEETSGGHAVPADD
- a CDS encoding FAD-dependent oxidoreductase encodes the protein MSEHPHVEIYTKENCPYCEKAKDLFDEKGIEYETYNVTGDDDLFSEMVERADGRKTAPEVFIDDELIGGWDETSALEETGELDDKLGIESADAGDDSATPEHRTLIVSGSGIAGLTAAIYAARGNNDPLILQGDEPGGQLTLTTDVENYPGFPDGISGPELINNMQEQAERFGAEVKTGIIEDVDDTSRPFRVELTNGEVYTTDALIAASGASARTLSIPGEDDLMGYGVSTCATCDGAFFRDEEMVVIGGGDAAFEEASFLTKFASKVYLVHRREEFRAEKYWQDRVQEKVDAGEIEIMKNTEVTEIHGSVEEGVDYVTMVTNPEGKPSQKLDDPETEEFEFDTGAVFLAIGHTPNTGYLEGTGVELDEEGYIRTLGGKGGGQTKTDVSGIFGAGDVVDFHYQQAVTAAGMGCKAALDADDYLETADLGEATAAQEGAAASDD
- a CDS encoding helix-turn-helix transcriptional regulator translates to MSKEGATPDELIATVTKRASFLAVLSSGAMEKRALRDELGVSRSTVYKAVRELKEYDLVERTNDGLGLTLAGRILESEYDTFRQRTEDVCRTRHLLLTLPANCTIPTALIEDAETILPERHAPNHPIQYFERMVSDADCVWGLSPVALPQYVDLFYERSVSDEMGAELVLEQPVVEYLVTDYSDELREALEIGNLSVWETEKTLPFGLIVAEGTNNEHDGVCVVVYNERGELRGLLTNDTRNAIEWGQETFEQFRDDATLVGGK